In one Synergistaceae bacterium genomic region, the following are encoded:
- a CDS encoding acyltransferase — MDTYKDNIIGVRSQESGVRSQESGVRSQRNSALELLRIVAMLMIVSCHVGQMFFYYFSMQFRLPFNISTINTLWGQFITMGGALGNDIFILISGYFLAKSHEAKPMRLLNLWLRIFFYSVTFFLIFTISGLEPFSIKTMLQCILPVVKNQWWFMTAYFVIYIFHPYINIFLRAMSHDEYKKFLITLVLCWCIIPTVFKSYYQERFVTLVCLYFIAGYIRLWADDFGSKKFIWLGFGSIAINYLSIVTFDLLGVKIPYFVGQTYFLCGMMGPFTVFGTVSLLIGFKHLHIHSRLLNLTASAVLGVYLIHMNRFVWPFIRENCKALIFSVHDSPYLIPCTILAIFLVYISCTVIEIMRSKIFKTLSRGRLS; from the coding sequence ATGGACACATATAAGGATAATATAATAGGAGTCAGGAGTCAGGAGTCAGGAGTCAGGAGTCAGGAGTCAGGAGTCAGGAGTCAGAGAAATTCTGCGCTTGAACTCTTGAGGATTGTTGCAATGTTAATGATAGTCTCTTGTCATGTAGGGCAGATGTTTTTTTATTATTTCTCGATGCAATTTCGCTTACCATTTAATATTTCGACGATTAATACTCTTTGGGGGCAGTTTATCACAATGGGGGGAGCTTTAGGAAATGACATATTTATTTTAATTTCCGGATATTTCCTCGCAAAGTCTCATGAAGCAAAACCGATGAGATTATTAAATTTATGGCTGCGGATATTCTTTTATTCAGTAACATTTTTCTTGATATTCACTATTTCCGGGCTTGAACCTTTTTCGATTAAGACAATGCTTCAGTGTATTCTGCCTGTCGTAAAAAATCAATGGTGGTTTATGACCGCATATTTTGTGATATATATATTTCATCCATACATAAATATTTTTCTGCGTGCAATGAGTCACGATGAATACAAGAAATTTTTAATTACGCTTGTGTTGTGCTGGTGTATAATTCCGACCGTGTTTAAGTCATATTATCAAGAAAGATTTGTAACTCTTGTGTGCCTTTATTTTATTGCCGGTTATATAAGGCTATGGGCGGATGATTTTGGGAGTAAAAAATTTATTTGGCTGGGATTTGGTTCTATTGCGATAAATTATTTGTCGATTGTAACATTTGATTTATTAGGCGTGAAAATTCCATATTTTGTGGGACAGACATATTTTTTATGCGGAATGATGGGGCCGTTTACAGTTTTTGGCACAGTATCATTGCTTATCGGGTTTAAACATCTTCATATTCACAGCAGATTATTAAATTTAACAGCGTCGGCCGTTTTGGGAGTGTACTTGATTCACATGAATAGATTTGTTTGGCCGTTCATTCGTGAAAATTGTAAAGCTCTTATTTTTAGTGTGCATGACAGTCCTTATTTAATCCCGTGTACTATTTTAGCAATTTTTCTCGTGTATATTTCCTGCACTGTAATTGAAATAATGCGCTCTAAAATATTTAAGACTCTTTCACGCGGCCGACTCTCATAA
- a CDS encoding biotin/lipoyl-binding protein translates to MSNKYRVIVDGTAYTVEVEALGAGAAIPAPAAAPAPAPVAAPAPTPAAAPEAPAAPAPVAEGAMTVTAPMPGKILNVKVNVGDSVNSGDLVLLLEAMKMENEVFATASGKITEIRVKSGDSVNTGDVLMVIA, encoded by the coding sequence GTGAGCAATAAATATAGAGTTATAGTTGATGGAACAGCTTACACAGTCGAAGTAGAAGCACTCGGAGCAGGAGCAGCAATCCCCGCACCCGCAGCAGCACCAGCCCCGGCACCAGTTGCAGCACCCGCACCAACTCCCGCAGCAGCACCTGAAGCACCCGCAGCACCCGCACCCGTCGCAGAAGGCGCAATGACAGTAACAGCTCCCATGCCCGGAAAAATTTTAAACGTTAAAGTCAATGTCGGCGACTCAGTCAACAGCGGAGATCTTGTATTACTGCTTGAAGCTATGAAGATGGAAAATGAAGTCTTCGCAACCGCATCAGGCAAAATCACAGAGATTCGCGTCAAATCAGGCGACAGCGTCAACACAGGCGATGTATTAATGGTAATCGCATAA
- a CDS encoding nitroreductase family protein: MKKLVGAKNVMRVRRLKSALSAAKDEWNKSAGTLKTGRGEKILSVLMSVHMLEKGLVMGNTKYLNAINYSALIQNIAELIESGISANNFETAGSIAIIKSALNAISGHESEKSELDSLIAKYNIPQNIFKGGCERFAKSEIFKYTPQNWREFVRTRHSIRKFKDSIISSEIINSIIDDAKYYPSACNRQPCKVYYSSNPEITAKILRNCDGFVTGAGCVHNCFIVTCDRALFYSAELNDQELLNAGIFLGYLVMSIHAHGLGSCLFQFLQINNRQELIKREFGIKPGEIIAAFIGFGELDEEVITACAQRRPLDSIINVIK; this comes from the coding sequence GTGAAAAAATTAGTTGGCGCAAAAAATGTAATGCGGGTCAGACGCTTAAAGAGTGCATTATCCGCCGCAAAAGATGAATGGAACAAATCAGCCGGGACTCTGAAAACAGGACGCGGGGAAAAAATTTTATCTGTTCTTATGTCCGTTCATATGCTCGAAAAAGGTCTAGTAATGGGCAACACAAAATATCTCAACGCAATAAATTATAGCGCACTGATTCAAAATATCGCTGAATTAATAGAATCCGGAATTAGCGCAAATAATTTCGAGACGGCCGGAAGTATTGCGATAATAAAATCTGCGTTGAATGCCATTTCAGGCCATGAGAGCGAGAAGAGCGAATTAGACTCACTCATCGCAAAATATAATATCCCGCAAAATATTTTCAAGGGAGGCTGCGAACGTTTTGCAAAGTCAGAAATTTTCAAGTATACTCCGCAGAATTGGCGCGAATTTGTGAGAACCCGGCATTCAATCAGAAAATTTAAGGATTCAATCATAAGCAGCGAAATAATAAATTCCATAATCGACGACGCAAAATATTATCCTTCAGCGTGTAACAGACAGCCATGCAAAGTTTATTACTCGTCTAATCCGGAAATTACAGCAAAAATCTTGAGAAATTGCGACGGTTTTGTAACGGGTGCGGGGTGCGTGCATAATTGTTTTATTGTAACTTGCGACAGAGCATTATTTTATTCTGCTGAACTTAACGATCAGGAATTATTAAACGCTGGGATTTTTCTGGGCTATCTAGTTATGTCGATACATGCTCACGGGCTTGGGTCTTGCTTGTTTCAGTTCTTGCAGATAAATAACAGGCAGGAATTAATTAAACGCGAATTTGGCATTAAACCCGGTGAAATAATTGCAGCTTTTATCGGGTTCGGTGAACTTGACGAGGAAGTTATTACAGCTTGTGCACAAAGAAGGCCGTTAGACTCTATTATAAACGTGATAAAATAA
- a CDS encoding glucose-6-phosphate isomerase yields MTSFNYENALKFVRAHEVESMKVITLNAAERLKSRKGEGNDFLGWIDLPVNYDKDEFARIKAAAKKIQSDSDVLLVAGIGGSYLGARAAIEFLRHGFYNEMTKEARKTPRIYYIGNSMNGTYIQDVIDLLEGQDFSINVISKSGTTTETAIAFRVFRELLIKKYGQEGAAKRIYATTDKARGALKTLADNEGYETFVIPDDVGGRFSVLTAVGLLPIAVSGADIDALMAGAAAGREIALNNAFENNPALQYAALRNIMRNKGKTVEILANYEPSMHYISEWWKQLYGESEGKDQRGIMPASVDLTTDLHSMGQFIQDGSRIMFETVLNIENARKDFELKSEENNLDGLNYLAGKKMSYVNQCAMKGTIAAHVDGGVANLFISIPEQDEKSLGELFYFFEYACGVSGYIGGINPFDQPGVEFYKSNMFKLLGKPGK; encoded by the coding sequence ATGACGAGCTTCAATTACGAAAACGCTTTAAAATTTGTACGCGCTCACGAGGTCGAAAGCATGAAAGTTATCACCCTCAATGCCGCCGAGAGACTCAAATCACGTAAGGGCGAGGGCAATGACTTCTTAGGCTGGATAGATCTTCCCGTCAATTACGACAAAGACGAATTTGCACGCATTAAGGCAGCCGCGAAAAAAATTCAGAGCGATTCAGATGTTTTGCTTGTTGCTGGTATCGGAGGTTCATATTTAGGCGCAAGGGCAGCTATTGAATTTCTGCGTCACGGATTCTATAACGAGATGACAAAGGAAGCCCGCAAGACTCCAAGAATTTATTACATCGGCAACAGCATGAACGGGACTTATATTCAGGACGTTATTGACTTGCTCGAAGGTCAGGACTTCTCAATTAACGTAATCTCTAAATCAGGCACTACAACAGAAACGGCCATAGCTTTTAGAGTCTTCCGCGAATTATTAATCAAGAAATACGGCCAAGAAGGCGCAGCAAAACGAATCTACGCAACAACCGACAAGGCTAGAGGCGCATTAAAGACTCTTGCTGATAATGAAGGCTACGAAACTTTTGTAATTCCTGATGATGTAGGCGGGAGATTTTCTGTTCTTACTGCTGTTGGATTATTGCCTATTGCTGTGAGCGGTGCAGACATTGACGCACTTATGGCAGGAGCGGCGGCAGGACGTGAGATCGCGTTAAATAATGCGTTCGAGAATAACCCTGCGTTACAGTATGCGGCGTTAAGAAATATCATGCGCAACAAAGGCAAAACTGTTGAAATTCTCGCAAACTATGAGCCTTCAATGCATTATATTTCAGAATGGTGGAAGCAGCTTTACGGCGAGAGTGAAGGCAAAGACCAGCGCGGAATCATGCCGGCCAGTGTTGATTTAACGACGGATCTTCACTCAATGGGACAATTTATACAGGACGGCTCTAGAATCATGTTCGAGACTGTATTAAATATCGAGAATGCCCGCAAAGATTTCGAGCTCAAGTCAGAAGAAAATAACCTCGACGGCTTGAATTATCTCGCAGGCAAAAAAATGAGCTACGTCAATCAATGCGCGATGAAAGGCACTATTGCAGCACACGTCGACGGAGGAGTCGCAAATTTATTTATCAGCATTCCCGAACAGGACGAGAAATCGCTCGGAGAATTATTCTATTTCTTTGAGTATGCTTGCGGAGTGTCAGGTTATATCGGCGGCATTAACCCGTTTGACCAGCCCGGAGTCGAGTTCTACAAGAGTAACATGTTTAAATTGTTAGGCAAGCCCGGCAAGTAA
- a CDS encoding sel1 repeat family protein, with amino-acid sequence MRNKKLALDPEIFPETIQYLESIKDVDYDLLPYEIASRLMNCDKTSAMTPELFNFIVELYEEAIKLGNDYAMNDLGALYYDGRGCNQDFAKAVHYFKMAASHGNSKARENLGYCYYYGRSVPVDYEKAFKYFAYGAFEGEIISLYKIGDMYKNGYYVEKDLYEAFIIYSRCLEMIEQTSQYYSAGQVYLRLGNAYLHGEGTNQDLKEALKHFQRAEIFLYNLVENGDLMYKKSLQAAIDGQAQARAEIIKQLPARNWPNE; translated from the coding sequence GTGAGAAATAAAAAACTTGCACTAGACCCGGAAATTTTCCCGGAAACTATTCAATATTTAGAGAGCATTAAAGATGTCGATTATGATTTATTGCCGTATGAGATTGCGTCTCGCCTTATGAACTGCGACAAAACAAGCGCAATGACTCCGGAATTATTTAATTTCATAGTTGAACTTTATGAGGAAGCTATAAAATTAGGTAATGACTACGCAATGAACGATCTCGGAGCTTTATACTACGACGGCAGAGGGTGTAATCAGGATTTCGCAAAAGCAGTGCATTATTTCAAAATGGCCGCCTCGCACGGGAATAGCAAGGCACGTGAGAATTTAGGTTACTGCTATTATTACGGCAGAAGCGTCCCCGTTGATTACGAGAAGGCATTTAAATATTTTGCGTACGGAGCTTTTGAGGGCGAAATTATTTCACTCTACAAAATCGGCGACATGTACAAAAACGGCTATTACGTCGAGAAAGATTTATACGAGGCATTTATCATTTATTCCCGCTGTCTTGAGATGATAGAGCAGACTTCACAATATTACAGTGCAGGCCAAGTATATTTAAGACTCGGAAATGCTTATCTTCACGGCGAAGGGACAAATCAAGATCTCAAGGAAGCATTAAAACATTTTCAGCGCGCAGAAATTTTCTTATATAATCTCGTAGAAAACGGGGACTTAATGTACAAAAAAAGTCTTCAGGCAGCTATTGACGGTCAAGCACAGGCAAGAGCAGAAATTATAAAGCAATTACCCGCCAGAAATTGGCCGAATGAATAA
- a CDS encoding C_GCAxxG_C_C family protein, giving the protein MSLKQDKAVELKNRTGNAHYNCCQAVACMFADEVGLDENILRRLGAGFGLGMGCTEGTCGALCGAEMILGLTKYKGSPIRDKAAELHKKFADKCGASICKEIKGVGTGKILCSCDDCVRNGVELVEEFIKS; this is encoded by the coding sequence ATGTCATTAAAGCAGGATAAAGCAGTCGAACTCAAGAACAGAACCGGTAACGCACATTATAATTGCTGTCAGGCTGTTGCGTGCATGTTTGCCGATGAAGTAGGACTCGACGAAAATATTTTACGGAGACTCGGCGCGGGCTTCGGTTTGGGTATGGGCTGCACTGAAGGGACTTGCGGAGCTTTGTGCGGTGCTGAAATGATTCTTGGCCTCACAAAATATAAAGGCTCTCCAATTCGTGATAAAGCTGCTGAACTTCACAAAAAATTTGCGGATAAGTGCGGGGCTTCAATCTGCAAAGAAATAAAAGGAGTCGGCACAGGTAAAATTTTATGTTCATGCGATGACTGCGTAAGAAACGGAGTCGAACTCGTCGAAGAATTTATAAAATCGTAA
- a CDS encoding methylmalonyl-CoA carboxyltransferase translates to MGFRSIEELCGELSEKRNAALSGGGADAVSKQKDKGKGTARERIAQLLDPGSFVEIDEFVTHRCNNFGLNEKKPLGDGVVTGWGTIEGRKVFIYSQDFTVFGGSLGEKHADKICKVMDMAMQMGCPIIGINDSGGARIQEAVDSLNGYGKIFKRNTLASGVIPQFSIIMGPTAGGAVYSPALTDFIFMVDKESIMHITGPEVIKAVTGESVTSEELGGAVTHNTISGNAHFCAKDEAECFAQVRKILSYLPLNNLDDAPFKPSNDSVERADMTLREIVPVNPNKGYDVHEVLCRVLDDGEFTEVQAGFAKNIVTGYGRIGGRSVGIIANNADVMAGCLDINASDKASRFIRHCDSFNIPIVTFVDVPGYLPGVEQENGGIIRKGAKMLYAYSEATVPLVTVIMRKAYGGAYLAMSSKSLGADVVLAWPQAEIAVMGAEGAASIVFKNEINNADDPSAKRLEKIDEYREAFANPYRAAERGYVDKVILPEETRKAVWQAIEAVQSKRETMPSKKHGVIPH, encoded by the coding sequence ATGGGATTTCGTTCTATAGAAGAACTTTGCGGAGAACTTAGCGAAAAACGAAATGCTGCACTCTCAGGAGGCGGAGCAGATGCCGTATCAAAGCAGAAAGACAAAGGCAAAGGAACAGCCCGCGAACGTATTGCACAATTACTAGACCCGGGTTCATTCGTTGAGATCGACGAATTTGTGACTCACCGCTGCAATAATTTCGGACTCAACGAGAAAAAACCTTTAGGCGACGGCGTTGTAACAGGCTGGGGAACTATTGAAGGCCGCAAAGTTTTCATTTATTCGCAAGATTTTACAGTTTTTGGAGGCTCGCTCGGAGAAAAGCACGCAGACAAAATTTGCAAAGTTATGGATATGGCCATGCAAATGGGTTGTCCAATAATCGGCATTAATGACTCAGGCGGCGCAAGGATTCAGGAAGCTGTTGACTCACTTAACGGCTACGGAAAAATTTTCAAGCGCAACACACTAGCAAGCGGCGTTATTCCGCAATTTTCTATCATAATGGGGCCCACTGCCGGAGGAGCTGTCTACAGTCCCGCACTAACAGATTTTATTTTCATGGTCGATAAAGAAAGTATCATGCACATAACCGGCCCTGAAGTAATCAAAGCTGTAACCGGCGAATCAGTAACAAGTGAGGAACTCGGCGGCGCAGTAACTCATAACACAATCAGCGGCAACGCACATTTTTGCGCAAAAGATGAGGCCGAATGCTTTGCACAAGTCCGCAAAATTTTATCTTACTTACCGTTAAACAATCTCGATGACGCACCATTTAAGCCCAGCAATGACAGTGTAGAACGCGCTGACATGACATTAAGAGAAATCGTCCCGGTTAATCCTAATAAAGGCTATGACGTTCACGAAGTTTTATGCAGAGTCCTTGACGACGGAGAATTTACGGAAGTTCAAGCAGGTTTCGCGAAAAATATCGTAACAGGTTACGGGAGAATCGGCGGACGTTCTGTCGGAATTATCGCAAATAACGCTGATGTAATGGCCGGCTGTCTTGACATTAACGCGTCTGACAAGGCATCAAGATTCATCAGACATTGCGACTCGTTTAATATTCCGATTGTTACATTTGTTGATGTTCCCGGATATTTGCCCGGCGTTGAACAGGAAAACGGCGGAATCATTCGTAAGGGCGCGAAAATGTTATATGCCTACAGTGAAGCAACTGTGCCGCTTGTTACAGTTATTATGCGCAAGGCTTACGGCGGAGCATATCTCGCAATGAGCAGCAAATCACTTGGAGCCGATGTTGTTCTTGCGTGGCCTCAGGCAGAAATAGCAGTAATGGGCGCAGAAGGTGCAGCAAGTATCGTGTTCAAGAATGAAATTAACAACGCTGACGACCCAAGCGCAAAGAGACTCGAAAAAATCGACGAATACAGAGAAGCATTTGCTAACCCTTATAGAGCAGCTGAACGAGGCTACGTCGATAAAGTTATTTTGCCGGAAGAAACAAGAAAAGCAGTTTGGCAGGCAATCGAGGCAGTACAAAGCAAACGTGAGACTATGCCCAGCAAGAAACACGGCGTAATCCCTCATTAA
- a CDS encoding YbaK/EbsC family protein encodes MVEAIHKVRDSLDKLGASDIEIKISDNTIFTVDDAANAIGVTPGEILKSLIFILDKKQPCLILMSGANKVDSKLAALSLGGKRGRMMSPDEVFARYGFKIGGVPPLGYSENLPAVLDEDLFTHKIVWSAAGTDHAFFPVEPERLLALTHGIKANIKKE; translated from the coding sequence ATGGTCGAAGCGATTCATAAAGTTAGAGACTCACTTGACAAGCTCGGAGCCTCTGACATTGAGATAAAAATTTCTGACAACACAATTTTTACAGTTGATGACGCAGCAAACGCAATCGGAGTAACACCCGGCGAAATCTTGAAGAGTTTAATATTTATACTGGACAAGAAGCAGCCCTGTTTAATCTTAATGAGCGGTGCAAATAAAGTCGACTCAAAACTTGCAGCACTATCACTCGGAGGCAAACGAGGCCGCATGATGAGTCCTGATGAAGTCTTTGCGCGCTACGGTTTCAAAATTGGAGGCGTTCCCCCGCTTGGTTATTCTGAAAATTTGCCGGCTGTCCTCGATGAAGATTTATTCACGCATAAAATAGTCTGGAGTGCAGCAGGTACGGATCACGCGTTTTTCCCCGTTGAACCTGAACGATTATTAGCACTCACTCACGGAATCAAAGCAAACATAAAGAAGGAATAA
- a CDS encoding pyridoxal phosphate-dependent aminotransferase codes for MELAKKFSKTKPSGMVRVFRAIEEMQGVLNLSIGEPDFVTEPDIVDAGARGAKEGFTHYPPLQGFLDVREAACNYWERHHGFKANPDEVLITVGGLHIPWLAFEALLNPGDEVMLIEPYFTPYEAQIRYSGGVPVGVKTREENNFAPTIDELKAACTDKTRAIILNYPGNPSGRVASLKQLEDIAEFVIEKNLFVLSDEIYESMVFKGEHICFANLPGMKERTLLASGVSKSHCMTGWRIGYLFAPKNVINTMCVLSSFQTYGVNTLSQKAAAYAMNTQDEKVKARAKIFGERMKYVVDRLNAMKGVKCAQPEGAFYLFPNISGTGLDSEAFTWKLLQDANVAVLPGSAFGESGEGYIRIACTQSMETLIQAMDKMENLLRRL; via the coding sequence ATGGAACTCGCAAAGAAATTCAGCAAAACAAAACCGTCCGGCATGGTCAGAGTCTTTCGTGCAATTGAAGAAATGCAGGGAGTCTTGAATCTCAGCATAGGAGAACCCGATTTTGTAACAGAACCCGACATCGTTGACGCAGGTGCAAGAGGCGCGAAAGAAGGTTTTACGCATTATCCTCCGTTGCAGGGCTTTCTTGACGTGAGAGAAGCGGCCTGTAATTATTGGGAACGTCATCACGGTTTTAAAGCTAATCCCGATGAAGTTCTAATCACTGTCGGAGGCTTACATATTCCGTGGCTGGCATTCGAGGCGTTATTAAATCCCGGCGATGAAGTAATGTTAATCGAACCTTATTTTACGCCCTATGAAGCACAAATCAGATACAGCGGAGGAGTACCCGTCGGCGTTAAGACTCGTGAGGAAAATAATTTTGCCCCGACAATCGACGAACTAAAAGCAGCCTGCACCGATAAAACGCGCGCAATAATATTAAATTATCCCGGCAACCCTTCAGGAAGAGTCGCGAGTCTCAAGCAGCTGGAAGACATTGCAGAATTTGTTATCGAGAAAAATTTATTTGTCCTCAGCGATGAAATTTACGAGTCAATGGTATTCAAGGGCGAGCATATTTGTTTTGCTAATTTACCCGGCATGAAGGAACGCACTTTATTAGCGTCGGGTGTATCAAAATCTCACTGCATGACAGGCTGGCGAATCGGTTATTTGTTTGCGCCAAAGAACGTAATTAATACAATGTGCGTGTTATCTTCTTTCCAAACATACGGGGTCAACACTTTATCGCAGAAAGCAGCAGCCTACGCAATGAACACTCAGGACGAGAAAGTCAAAGCCCGCGCAAAAATTTTCGGTGAACGCATGAAATACGTTGTTGATAGATTAAACGCTATGAAGGGCGTAAAGTGTGCACAGCCTGAAGGGGCATTCTATTTATTTCCAAACATTAGCGGTACAGGTTTAGACAGTGAAGCATTTACTTGGAAGCTGCTGCAGGATGCTAACGTTGCTGTATTGCCCGGAAGTGCATTCGGTGAATCGGGTGAAGGTTATATCAGAATCGCCTGCACTCAATCAATGGAAACTCTTATTCAGGCAATGGACAAAATGGAAAATTTATTAAGGAGGCTATAA
- a CDS encoding OadG family protein, with product MHFEGLSGAINVSIVAFSIVFGVLLALTAVIFGMKLFAGGKDEKKNDVAPAANKPAPAKTVPAKPAMNADKAKIVAAISAAIIEFTGNADFKILSVQADNGAYLPAGDYWTSLWKTAGTFALNSNRLNRRWR from the coding sequence ATGCACTTTGAAGGACTTTCCGGAGCTATTAATGTCAGCATAGTAGCATTCTCTATCGTGTTCGGAGTTTTGCTCGCATTGACCGCAGTAATTTTCGGAATGAAACTCTTTGCAGGCGGTAAAGACGAAAAAAAAAATGATGTAGCACCGGCAGCAAATAAGCCCGCTCCCGCAAAAACTGTTCCCGCGAAACCGGCCATGAATGCAGATAAAGCAAAAATCGTCGCAGCAATATCAGCAGCCATTATCGAGTTCACGGGAAATGCAGATTTCAAAATTTTATCTGTACAAGCAGACAACGGAGCATATTTACCAGCCGGAGACTATTGGACAAGTTTATGGAAGACTGCCGGAACTTTCGCGCTTAATTCCAACAGGTTAAACCGCAGATGGCGTTAA
- a CDS encoding MBL fold metallo-hydrolase, translated as MTKKFILAAIFILLIASVSCADNISYQHVRNATAKIYYADSVFLVDPFLAEKGAYPGFDGTPNSDKRIPLIDLAEPAENVIKGVDAVILTHTHLDHWDDYAQKILPKDIPFFVQNAGDARTIREQGFTNVMVVGKNTPFKNVKISRTGGQHGPDEMYAVPQIAEFAGDAMGFVLQAENFPTLYVAGDTTWHPYVDVALGQYKPEIIIMNTGYAMINGFSGSLIMGTDDILRMYNSMPAAKIIAVHMDAVNHTTISSSQARKFVNDNGLSDRVYIPHEGEILKF; from the coding sequence ATGACAAAAAAATTTATTCTCGCAGCAATATTTATATTATTAATTGCGTCTGTGTCGTGTGCAGACAATATCAGCTATCAGCATGTAAGAAATGCAACCGCAAAAATTTATTATGCAGACTCTGTGTTTCTTGTTGATCCATTTCTCGCGGAAAAAGGAGCTTATCCCGGTTTTGATGGTACTCCTAACTCAGATAAAAGAATCCCGTTAATTGACTTGGCCGAACCTGCAGAAAATGTAATTAAAGGAGTCGACGCGGTAATTTTGACTCACACTCATTTAGATCACTGGGATGACTACGCGCAAAAAATTCTTCCGAAAGATATTCCGTTTTTTGTTCAGAATGCCGGAGACGCTAGAACAATTCGCGAGCAGGGTTTTACTAATGTAATGGTAGTAGGAAAAAATACCCCCTTCAAAAATGTTAAAATCTCACGCACAGGAGGTCAGCACGGCCCCGATGAAATGTATGCAGTTCCTCAAATAGCAGAATTTGCCGGTGATGCTATGGGATTTGTATTGCAGGCTGAAAATTTCCCAACACTTTACGTCGCAGGCGATACAACGTGGCACCCTTATGTTGATGTAGCACTCGGACAATATAAGCCCGAAATTATTATTATGAATACCGGTTATGCAATGATAAACGGTTTCTCAGGAAGTCTCATAATGGGAACAGATGACATTTTACGCATGTATAACTCAATGCCCGCAGCAAAAATTATAGCTGTTCACATGGACGCAGTAAATCATACGACTATAAGCAGCAGTCAAGCAAGAAAATTTGTCAATGATAACGGACTCTCAGACAGAGTTTATATCCCTCATGAAGGCGAAATATTAAAATTTTAG